Proteins encoded together in one Telopea speciosissima isolate NSW1024214 ecotype Mountain lineage chromosome 4, Tspe_v1, whole genome shotgun sequence window:
- the LOC122658227 gene encoding 3-hydroxy-3-methylglutaryl-coenzyme A reductase 1-like, translating to MDARRLSEKTATVEGSGPQPRQRQLHNSSTKAVHPNENQANLPPTPRASDAFPLPLYLTNGIFFTLFFSVAYFLLLRWRDKIRTSTPLHVVTLSEIAAIFTLIASFIYLLGFFGIDFVQSFNSRTSHEAWDVDEDNEQFLIEENTRRGPCPAALDLSISPPPKIIDPALIMKRMPEEDEEVIKSVVDGTVPAYSLESRLGDCNRAAMIRREALQRMTGRSLAGLPLDGFDYTSILGQCCEMPVGYVQIPVGIAGPLLLDGREYTVPMATTEGCLVASTNRGCKAIYASGGATSALLRDGMTRAPVVRFGSAKRAAELKFYLENPVNFEELAVVFNRSSRFARLQSIQCAMAGKNLYMRFTCSTGDAMGMNMVSKGVQNVLDYLQNDFPDMDVMGISGNFCSDKKPAAVNWIEGRGKSVVCEAIIKEEVVRKVLKTTVSALVELNMLKNLAGSAVAGALGGFNAHASNIVSAIYIATGQDPAQNVESSHCLTMMEPMNDGKDLHISVTMPSIEVGTVGGGTQLASQSACLNLLGVKGANKDSAGSNARLLATIVAGTVLAGELSLMSALAAGQLVNSHMRYNRSSKDVSKAAS from the exons ATGGATGCTCGCCGGCTATCGGAGAAAACTGCGACTGTGGAAGGGTCTGGGCCTCAGCCGAGGCAGCGGCAGCTTCATAACTCGTCGACGAAAGCTGTCCATCCTAATGAAAATCAAGCTAATCTTCCTCCGACCCCACGAGCCTCGGATGCCTTCCCGCTTCCTCTCTACCTCACCAATGGCATCTTTTTCACACTCTTCTTTTCCGTTGCTTACTTCCTTCTCCTCCGCTGGCGTGACAAGATCCGCACTTCCACCCCTCTCCATGTCGTAACCCTCTCTGAAATTGCCGCCATTTTCACCCTCATCGCTTCCTTCATTTACCTTCTCGGTTTCTTTGGTATCGATTTCGTCCAATCATTCAATTCACGTACCTCTCATGAAGCTTGGGACGTCGATGAAGACAATGAGCAGTTTCTGATCGAAGAAAACACCCGCCGTGGTCCTTGCCCTGCTGCCCTAgatctctccatctctcctcctccGAAGATCATTGATCCTGCACTCATTATGAAGCGGATGCCGGAAGAAGACGAGGAGGTCATCAAATCCGTCGTTGACGGAACCGTTCCCGCTTACTCGCTCGAATCGAGGCTCGGCGATTGTAATCGTGCCGCGATGATACGCCGTGAGGCGCTGCAGAGGATGACGGGGAGATCGCTTGCTGGTTTACCTTTGGATGGGTTTGACTACACCTCCATTTTGGGCCAATGCTGTGAGATGCCGGTTGGGTATGTCCAGATTCCTGTGGGAATCGCTGGTCCATTGTTGCTCGATGGGAGGGAGTATACGGTGCCCATGGCCACTACTGAGGGTTGTTTGGTGGCCAGTACCAACAGAGGGTGTAAGGCCATTTACGCATCTGGTGGTGCCACGAGCGCATTGCTCAGAGATGGGATGACTAGGGCTCCGGTTGTGAGGTTCGGCTCCGCCAAGAGAGCTGCAGAATTGAAATTCTACCTGGAGAATCCTGTCAATTTCGAGGAGTTGGCGGTCGTTTTCAACAG GTCGAGCAGATTTGCAAGGCTGCAAAGCATCCAGTGTGCGATGGCTGGGAAGAATCTGTATATGAGATTTACCTGCAGTACTGGCGATGCTATGGGAATGAACATGGTGTCCAAGGGCGTCCAAAATGTCCTTGACTATCTTCAGAATGATTTCCCTGACATGGATGTCATGGGAATCTCTG GAAATTTCTGTTCAGACAAAAAGCCAGCTGCGGTAAACTGGATAGAAGGGCGTGGTAAATCTGTGGTCTGTGAGGCAATTATAAAGGAAGAGGTGGTGAGGAAAGTCCTGAAGACCACTGTATCTGCCCTTGTAGAGCTTAACATGCTCAAGAACCTTGCTGGCTCGGCAGTTGCTGGTGCTCTGGGTGGCTTCAATGCACACGCCAGCAACATAGTATCCGCCATCTACATTGCAACTGGCCAAGATCCGGCCCAGAACGTAGAGAGCTCTCACTGCCTTACGATGATGGAACCCATGAACGATGGGAAGGATCTACACATCTCTGTAACCATGCCTTCTATTGAG GTGGGTACAGTTGGTGGTGGGACCCAACTTGCATCGCAATCAGCTTGTCTGAACCTACTAGGAGTGAAGGGTGCGAACAAAGATTCAGCGGGCTCCAATGCAAGGCTGTTGGCTACCATTGTTGCTGGCACCGTGCTCGCTGGGGAATTGTCCCTCATGTCTGCCCTTGCAGCTGGGCAGCTTGTTAATAGCCACATGAGATACAACAGATCAAGCAAGGATGTCTCCAAAGCTGCCTCTTAA